Proteins from a single region of Pseudopedobacter saltans DSM 12145:
- a CDS encoding 4'-phosphopantetheinyl transferase family protein: MPLIHLEEVSPQTFIGLWKIEESAEYLEKKLQLKAHELSVLRSLQGEKRNLHWLATRVLLRKMLSTEEYIDCQPDENGKPILLNLPHKISLSHSYDYAAVMISLEKEVGIDIEIIKEKIDRVKHKFLSDTELAFIEKKHNLEHLYACWCAKEALYKLNGKKETSFKDNIHLNPFIFQANGSIQASISKEGGNREFRVNYRKFGNYMLGYVKGD; this comes from the coding sequence ATGCCGCTAATCCATTTAGAAGAAGTTTCTCCTCAAACCTTTATAGGTTTATGGAAAATTGAAGAAAGCGCCGAATATTTAGAAAAAAAACTTCAGCTAAAAGCACATGAGCTTTCCGTATTAAGATCTTTGCAGGGAGAAAAGCGGAATCTACACTGGCTGGCAACCAGAGTATTACTTCGTAAGATGCTCTCTACCGAAGAGTATATAGATTGCCAACCCGACGAAAATGGGAAACCGATCCTATTAAATCTCCCACATAAAATATCTCTCAGCCATTCGTATGACTACGCTGCTGTTATGATTTCGTTGGAAAAAGAAGTAGGAATAGATATCGAAATTATTAAGGAAAAGATAGACCGTGTAAAACATAAATTCCTCAGTGATACCGAACTCGCTTTTATAGAAAAAAAACATAATCTGGAACATCTTTACGCTTGCTGGTGCGCAAAAGAAGCCCTTTATAAACTGAACGGAAAAAAGGAAACATCTTTTAAAGACAATATTCATTTAAATCCCTTTATCTTTCAGGCGAATGGCTCAATACAAGCCAGCATAAGCAAGGAAGGTGGAAACAGGGAATTCCGGGTCAATTATCGCAAATTTGGGAATTACATGTTAGGCTATGTAAAGGGAGATTAG